Proteins from one Alysiella filiformis genomic window:
- the dnaK gene encoding molecular chaperone DnaK — translation MAKVIGIDLGTTNSCVAISENGQTKVIENAEGARTTPSIIAYLDGGEILVGAPAKRQAVTNAKNTIYAAKRLIGHKFEDKEVQRDIETMPFEIIKSANGDAWVKAQGKELSPPQISAEVLRKMKEAAEAYLGEKVTEAVVTVPAYFNDSQRQATKDAGRIAGLDVKRIINEPTAAALAFGMDKVSGGDRKIAVYDLGGGTFDISIIEIADIDGDKQFEVLATNGDTFLGGEDFDQRIIDHIIAEFKKEQGIDLKNDVMALQRLKEAAEKAKIELSSGQQTEINLPYITMDATGPKHLAMKITRAKFEALVEDLVARSIEPCRIALKDAGLSASEIDDVILVGGQTRMPKVQEAVKEFFGKEPRKDVNPDEAVAVGAAIQGEVLGGGRNDVLLLDVTPLSLGIETMGGVMTKLINKNTTIPTKASQVFSTAENNQAAVTIHVLQGERERASGNKSLGQFNLGDIPPAPRGVPQIEVTFDIDANGILHVSAKDKGTGKAANITIQGSSGLSEEEIERMVKDAEANAAEDKKLVELVQSRNQAEALIHSVKKSLEEHGDKLSADEKAKIEEALAATEEAVKGDDKADIDAKTEALGNASQKLGELVYANMGQDGENPAADATSSAKKKDDDIVDAEFEEVKDKKD, via the coding sequence ATGGCAAAAGTAATCGGTATTGACTTGGGTACCACCAACTCATGCGTGGCAATTTCCGAAAACGGACAAACCAAAGTAATTGAAAACGCAGAAGGCGCACGCACCACCCCTTCCATTATCGCGTATTTGGACGGTGGCGAAATTTTGGTGGGCGCGCCCGCCAAACGCCAAGCCGTTACCAACGCAAAAAACACCATTTATGCCGCCAAACGCTTGATTGGTCATAAATTTGAAGACAAAGAAGTACAACGCGACATTGAAACCATGCCCTTTGAAATCATCAAATCGGCAAATGGCGATGCGTGGGTTAAAGCACAAGGCAAAGAATTGTCGCCCCCACAAATTTCCGCCGAAGTGTTGCGCAAAATGAAAGAAGCGGCAGAAGCCTATTTGGGCGAAAAAGTAACCGAAGCCGTGGTAACCGTACCCGCCTACTTCAACGACAGCCAACGCCAAGCCACCAAAGACGCAGGTCGCATTGCAGGCTTGGACGTGAAACGCATCATCAACGAGCCAACCGCAGCCGCACTCGCATTCGGTATGGACAAAGTATCAGGTGGCGACCGCAAAATCGCGGTTTACGACTTGGGCGGTGGCACGTTTGACATTTCCATCATTGAAATTGCCGATATTGATGGCGACAAACAATTTGAAGTTTTGGCAACCAATGGCGACACCTTCTTGGGCGGCGAAGACTTTGACCAACGCATTATTGACCACATCATTGCCGAGTTCAAAAAAGAACAAGGCATTGATTTGAAAAACGATGTGATGGCTTTGCAACGCCTGAAAGAAGCCGCAGAAAAAGCCAAAATTGAATTGTCTAGCGGTCAGCAAACCGAAATCAATTTGCCTTACATCACAATGGATGCAACAGGTCCCAAACACTTGGCAATGAAAATCACCCGCGCCAAGTTTGAGGCTTTGGTAGAAGATTTGGTGGCACGTTCCATTGAACCTTGCCGCATTGCGTTGAAAGACGCAGGTTTGTCTGCCAGCGAAATTGACGATGTGATTTTGGTGGGCGGTCAAACCCGCATGCCCAAAGTGCAAGAAGCCGTAAAAGAATTTTTCGGCAAAGAACCACGCAAAGACGTGAACCCAGACGAAGCCGTTGCCGTGGGCGCAGCCATTCAAGGCGAAGTGTTGGGTGGTGGTCGCAATGACGTGTTGTTGTTGGACGTTACCCCATTGTCTTTGGGCATTGAAACCATGGGCGGTGTGATGACCAAACTCATCAACAAAAACACCACCATTCCCACCAAAGCATCGCAAGTGTTCTCCACTGCCGAAAACAATCAGGCTGCCGTAACCATTCATGTGTTGCAAGGCGAACGCGAACGCGCCTCGGGCAACAAATCTTTGGGTCAATTCAATTTGGGCGACATTCCGCCAGCACCACGCGGCGTGCCACAAATTGAAGTTACCTTTGACATTGACGCAAACGGCATTTTGCACGTTTCCGCCAAAGACAAAGGCACAGGCAAAGCAGCCAACATCACGATTCAAGGCTCTTCGGGTTTGAGCGAGGAAGAAATTGAACGCATGGTTAAAGACGCAGAAGCCAACGCCGCCGAAGACAAAAAATTGGTGGAATTGGTGCAAAGCCGCAACCAAGCAGAAGCCTTGATTCACTCTGTGAAAAAATCTTTGGAAGAACATGGCGACAAATTGTCTGCCGATGAAAAAGCCAAGATTGAAGAAGCCCTTGCTGCCACCGAAGAAGCCGTAAAAGGCGATGACAAAGCAGACATTGACGCGAAAACCGAAGCCTTGGGCAATGCCAGCCAAAAATTGGGCGAATTGGTTTACGCCAACATGGGTCAAGATGGCGAAAACCCTGCTGCTGACGCGACATCATCTGCCAAGAAAAAAGACGATGACATTGTGGACGCAGAATTTGAAGAAGTGAAAGACAAAAAAGACTAA
- a CDS encoding beta-ketoacyl-ACP synthase III, which produces MQYAKILGSGSHLPSNRVSNDDLAQRIDTSDEWITTRTGIKARHIAAEHEKTSDLAVQAALKALHNAKMSADEIDLIVLATTTPDMQFPATATIVQHKLGIAGCPAFDVQAVCAGFMYALTTAQAYIQSGMVSKALVIGADIFSRIVDWNDRATCVLFGDGAGAVVLGASDEAGIIHSRLHADGAHLDLLQVPAQMCEGQICGSPFVKMDGQGVFKFAVKQLSAVADQVLRESHHSKEQIDWLIPHQANRRIIEATAKHLNLSMDKVILTVQEHANTSAASIPLALDAGIQDGRIQRGQKLLLEGIGGGFAWGAVLIQY; this is translated from the coding sequence ATGCAATATGCCAAAATTTTGGGTTCAGGCAGCCATTTGCCCTCCAACCGCGTTAGCAATGACGATTTAGCCCAACGCATTGACACATCAGATGAATGGATTACCACGCGCACAGGCATTAAAGCGCGACACATCGCCGCCGAACACGAAAAAACCAGCGATTTGGCGGTTCAGGCAGCCTTAAAAGCCTTGCACAATGCCAAAATGTCTGCCGATGAAATTGACTTAATCGTGTTGGCAACCACCACGCCCGATATGCAGTTTCCTGCCACCGCCACCATTGTGCAACACAAATTGGGCATAGCAGGCTGCCCCGCTTTTGACGTGCAAGCGGTGTGTGCTGGATTCATGTACGCGCTGACCACCGCCCAAGCCTACATTCAAAGCGGCATGGTAAGCAAAGCCTTGGTCATTGGCGCAGACATTTTCAGCCGCATTGTGGATTGGAACGACCGTGCCACTTGCGTGTTGTTTGGCGATGGCGCAGGCGCGGTGGTGCTGGGCGCGAGCGATGAAGCGGGCATCATTCACAGCCGTTTGCACGCCGATGGGGCGCATTTGGATTTGCTGCAAGTGCCAGCGCAAATGTGCGAAGGGCAAATTTGCGGTTCGCCCTTTGTGAAAATGGACGGGCAAGGCGTGTTCAAATTTGCCGTGAAGCAACTTTCTGCCGTAGCCGACCAAGTGTTGCGCGAATCCCATCACAGCAAAGAGCAAATTGACTGGCTCATTCCCCACCAAGCCAACCGCCGCATCATTGAAGCCACCGCCAAACATTTGAATTTGAGCATGGACAAAGTGATTTTGACCGTGCAAGAACACGCCAACACATCAGCCGCGTCCATACCTTTGGCTTTGGACGCGGGCATTCAAGACGGTCGCATTCAGCGCGGACAAAAATTGTTGTTGGAAGGCATAGGTGGCGGTTTTGCGTGGGGCGCGGTGTTGATTCAATATTGA
- a CDS encoding glutathione peroxidase, with the protein MSAIYDLTLRTAKGDNLNLGDFRGKVLLIVNTATRCGLTPQYEQLQALHTKYGEQGLVILDFPCNQFREQAPESIDEYAQICQMKFGTQFTIFDKIDVNGDHAHPLYVYLKQQQPNEKSSSKFKDLLIKLASLGETRGESDIKWNFTKFLVSRNGDVVARFAPSTTPFEMEDEIVSLLA; encoded by the coding sequence ATGTCTGCCATTTACGATTTGACTTTACGCACCGCCAAAGGCGACAACCTCAATTTGGGCGATTTTCGCGGCAAGGTTTTGTTGATTGTGAACACCGCCACGCGCTGCGGTTTAACGCCACAATATGAACAATTACAAGCCCTGCACACCAAATACGGTGAACAAGGTTTGGTGATTTTGGATTTTCCCTGCAATCAATTTCGTGAGCAAGCTCCTGAAAGTATTGATGAATATGCCCAAATTTGCCAAATGAAATTCGGCACGCAATTCACGATTTTTGACAAAATTGATGTGAATGGCGACCACGCCCACCCTTTGTATGTGTATTTGAAACAACAGCAGCCCAATGAAAAAAGCAGCAGTAAATTCAAAGATTTGCTGATTAAGTTGGCATCGTTGGGCGAAACGCGCGGCGAAAGCGACATCAAATGGAATTTCACCAAATTTTTGGTCAGCCGAAATGGTGATGTGGTGGCGCGTTTTGCCCCCAGCACCACGCCATTTGAAATGGAAGACGAGATTGTGTCGTTATTGGCATAA
- a CDS encoding acyltransferase family protein — translation MTTLKHCSTNEKINTGRQLEFDLAKALAIVFMAWVHTLEETESVSEALMPTLIEKVFGGPFAAPVFMVALGIGLVYTKHATASHFAKRGIELLIIGFLLNVVRFVLPAVWKAVGLSQDFDYESEIAWLVSVDILQFAGLAFLYFALAAKYRFSPTVLAIVAVVCSLLGMALQGMSIDNHIGKQFLGYFWAASDETFFPFLNWLIFPTFGYLFGLLWQKCADKDRFYRYATPIGMILGVGYMAFALNAEWGMYNSEITNSHYYMNLLDASFILMFVVGWFGVCHWLLRILPQKVFLPMFNLSRNINQVYCIHWIILGFFGVWFRDFLHKTELPVWEVSVYAALILLVSGILAEIYVRHIKKMIFKS, via the coding sequence ATGACAACACTCAAACACTGTTCTACCAACGAAAAAATCAACACAGGCAGGCAGCTTGAATTTGACCTTGCCAAAGCCTTGGCGATTGTGTTCATGGCTTGGGTGCATACGCTGGAAGAAACCGAATCGGTCAGCGAAGCCCTTATGCCCACGCTGATTGAAAAGGTATTTGGTGGTCCTTTTGCTGCGCCCGTGTTTATGGTGGCATTGGGCATTGGCTTGGTGTACACCAAACACGCCACCGCCAGCCATTTTGCCAAACGGGGCATTGAGTTGCTCATCATTGGTTTTTTGCTCAATGTGGTGCGTTTTGTGCTGCCTGCGGTGTGGAAAGCGGTGGGCTTATCACAAGATTTTGATTACGAATCGGAAATTGCATGGTTGGTCAGTGTTGATATATTGCAATTTGCGGGTTTGGCGTTTTTGTATTTTGCTTTGGCGGCTAAATATCGGTTTAGCCCCACAGTGTTGGCAATCGTTGCGGTGGTGTGTTCATTGCTCGGCATGGCATTGCAGGGCATGAGCATAGACAACCACATCGGCAAACAATTTTTGGGCTATTTTTGGGCAGCCAGCGATGAAACGTTTTTCCCATTTTTGAATTGGTTGATTTTTCCCACTTTTGGCTATCTGTTTGGTTTGTTGTGGCAAAAATGTGCCGATAAAGACCGTTTCTATCGCTACGCCACCCCCATTGGCATGATTTTGGGCGTGGGCTACATGGCGTTTGCGCTGAATGCCGAATGGGGCATGTACAACAGCGAAATAACCAATTCACACTATTACATGAATTTGCTTGATGCCAGTTTCATTTTGATGTTTGTGGTGGGCTGGTTTGGCGTGTGTCATTGGTTGCTGCGGATTTTGCCGCAAAAAGTTTTTTTGCCCATGTTCAATTTAAGCAGAAACATCAATCAGGTTTATTGTATCCATTGGATTATTTTGGGCTTTTTTGGTGTGTGGTTTCGGGACTTTTTACACAAAACCGAATTGCCCGTGTGGGAAGTCAGCGTGTATGCCGCTTTGATTTTGTTGGTATCGGGCATATTGGCGGAAATTTATGTGCGCCACATCAAAAAAATGATTTTTAAATCATAA
- a CDS encoding substrate-binding periplasmic protein — translation MLFKIPTIALSVVLGLGLSACGKEKEVAPAAASAPAEQTVAEYRIRTTNQPYPPFNIYNPDNTISGLEADVLAAIAKDQNIKITHVPYVWDVMFTDLKGGNADMVGGGLVKSDYNTEEIVASIPYMRAPDCVVASKPSNLDNWHKRKVALREEDDEEEDLMQNFGVARDNIVYVRSQYQGLQQLLAGTIPTMMSDCSVIRYYIRQSFIDKKDQFHLKELPRTESDVDANENIIFGVRKDQTELLQKINQGITNLKANGELERILQRWQ, via the coding sequence ATGTTGTTTAAAATACCAACCATTGCCTTATCTGTGGTCTTGGGTTTGGGATTGAGCGCGTGTGGCAAAGAAAAAGAAGTTGCACCTGCCGCCGCGTCTGCGCCTGCCGAACAAACGGTGGCAGAATACCGCATTCGCACCACCAACCAGCCCTATCCCCCGTTCAATATTTACAATCCCGACAACACCATTAGCGGTTTGGAAGCCGATGTGTTGGCAGCCATTGCCAAAGACCAAAACATCAAAATCACCCATGTGCCTTATGTGTGGGATGTCATGTTTACCGATTTGAAAGGCGGCAATGCCGATATGGTGGGCGGTGGCTTGGTCAAAAGCGATTACAACACCGAAGAAATTGTTGCCAGCATACCTTATATGCGCGCGCCCGATTGCGTGGTAGCCAGCAAACCCAGCAATTTGGATAATTGGCACAAACGCAAAGTCGCCCTGCGCGAAGAAGACGATGAAGAAGAAGACTTAATGCAAAACTTTGGTGTGGCGCGAGACAATATTGTGTATGTTCGCAGTCAATATCAGGGTTTGCAACAACTTTTGGCTGGCACCATACCCACCATGATGAGCGATTGCAGCGTGATTCGCTATTACATCAGACAATCATTTATCGATAAAAAAGACCAATTCCATTTGAAAGAATTGCCACGCACTGAAAGCGATGTGGATGCCAATGAAAACATCATCTTTGGCGTACGCAAAGACCAAACCGAATTGTTGCAAAAAATCAATCAAGGCATTACCAATTTGAAAGCCAATGGCGAATTGGAACGCATTTTGCAAAGATGGCAATAA
- the gloA gene encoding lactoylglutathione lyase has product MRILHTMLRVGDLDKSLNFYTEVLGMKLLRRKDYPEGKFTLAFVGYGEESETAVLELTHNWDTSSYDIGTGYGHIAIEVDDAYAACDAVRAKGGKVVREAGAMKHGTTVIAFVEDPDGYKIEFIQKQSGADTYSA; this is encoded by the coding sequence ATGCGTATTTTGCACACCATGTTGCGCGTGGGTGATTTGGATAAGTCGTTGAATTTTTATACAGAAGTTTTGGGCATGAAATTGTTGCGCCGCAAAGATTATCCCGAAGGCAAATTCACATTGGCATTCGTGGGCTATGGCGAAGAAAGCGAAACCGCCGTATTGGAACTGACCCACAACTGGGACACCAGCAGCTACGACATCGGCACAGGCTACGGACACATCGCCATTGAAGTGGACGATGCCTATGCCGCTTGCGATGCGGTACGCGCCAAAGGCGGCAAAGTGGTGCGCGAGGCAGGGGCAATGAAACACGGCACCACCGTCATCGCCTTTGTGGAAGACCCAGACGGCTACAAAATTGAATTCATTCAAAAACAAAGCGGTGCGGATACTTATTCTGCTTAA
- a CDS encoding DUF721 domain-containing protein, which yields MDLGQYAQTSPALRHLWQSTRYFIQLDERLKAILPANLREHCRVACVQNGVLVVFAKNNMAASRLKMMLPALLPQIQDLGDEIGKIDVKMLPETPKPPREKHCHFSPNVLDMFEHTAQQVAHAPALAQALRNLVAQHRS from the coding sequence ATGGATTTGGGTCAATACGCACAAACTTCGCCTGCTTTGCGGCATTTGTGGCAAAGTACACGTTATTTTATTCAGTTGGACGAGCGGTTGAAGGCAATTTTGCCCGCCAATTTGCGTGAACATTGTCGCGTGGCGTGTGTGCAAAATGGGGTGTTGGTGGTGTTTGCGAAAAACAATATGGCGGCTTCGCGTTTGAAAATGATGTTGCCTGCGCTGTTGCCGCAAATTCAGGATTTGGGCGATGAAATTGGCAAAATTGACGTGAAAATGCTGCCTGAAACCCCCAAACCGCCACGCGAAAAACATTGTCATTTCAGCCCCAATGTGCTGGATATGTTTGAACACACGGCACAACAGGTGGCACACGCCCCTGCTCTGGCACAGGCTTTACGCAATTTGGTGGCGCAACATCGTTCATAA
- a CDS encoding LysM peptidoglycan-binding domain-containing protein codes for MKKLFMTLCCCSSLAIAQETEINEWDDSPCKSLKPSMELANCIAQHHQDIEKKLTQTVKQVQQKLAFDRTIQQHFVKSQKLWQTWIETECAPADPHHHSAHVPVLIAACESNKMRARERHLRQKFALNQNIAQHTVVAGDTLSAIALKNKISVEKLKILNHLRDDKIIVGQILVLAHPVFDLRDDNGVSMQEFGKE; via the coding sequence ATGAAAAAATTGTTCATGACATTATGCTGTTGCAGCAGCCTTGCCATCGCCCAAGAAACCGAAATCAACGAATGGGACGACAGCCCATGCAAATCACTCAAACCCAGCATGGAATTGGCAAATTGCATCGCCCAACATCATCAAGACATAGAAAAAAAACTCACACAAACCGTCAAACAAGTTCAACAAAAACTGGCTTTTGACCGCACCATACAACAACATTTTGTCAAATCACAAAAATTGTGGCAAACGTGGATAGAAACCGAATGCGCCCCTGCCGACCCACATCATCATTCCGCCCACGTTCCCGTGTTGATTGCCGCCTGCGAATCCAACAAAATGCGCGCGCGTGAACGGCATTTGCGCCAAAAATTCGCCTTAAATCAAAACATTGCCCAACACACCGTGGTGGCAGGCGACACCCTATCGGCAATCGCCCTCAAAAACAAAATCAGCGTGGAAAAATTGAAAATCCTCAATCATTTGCGCGATGACAAAATCATTGTGGGGCAGATTTTGGTGTTGGCGCACCCCGTGTTTGATTTGCGCGATGACAACGGTGTGAGCATGCAAGAATTTGGCAAGGAATAA
- the rpsO gene encoding 30S ribosomal protein S15, with the protein MALTVEQKAQIVKDFQRKEGDTGSSEVQIALLTFRINDLTPHFKANPKDVHSRRGLLKMVSARRRLLAYLRRTDAETYRNVITRLGLRK; encoded by the coding sequence ATGGCTCTGACCGTAGAACAAAAAGCGCAAATCGTTAAAGATTTCCAACGCAAAGAAGGCGATACTGGCTCTTCCGAAGTGCAAATCGCATTGCTGACTTTCCGCATCAACGACTTAACCCCCCACTTTAAAGCCAACCCCAAAGACGTACACAGTCGCCGTGGTTTGCTGAAAATGGTTAGCGCGCGCCGCCGCTTGTTGGCTTACTTGCGCCGCACCGATGCCGAAACTTACCGCAACGTGATTACCCGCTTGGGCTTGCGCAAATAA
- the galE gene encoding UDP-glucose 4-epimerase GalE encodes MNILVTGGTGFIGAHTVVALLNAGHTPIILDNLSNSSPKVLNRIHDITGTTPTFYQGDIRDRALLQKIFSQHAIDSVMHFAALKAVGESVAQPLRYYDNNVSGSLILLEEMQKAGVFSIVFSSSATVYGDPEVVPITENTRTGGTTNPYGTSKYMMERMMMDLQAADSRWSVILLRYFNPIGAHESGKIGEQPNGIPNNLLPYVCQVAAGKLAELSVFGDDYPTHDGTGVRDYIHVVDLAMGHLKALDAKAKTAGVHIYNLGTGVGYSVLDIVKAFEQASGQTVKYAMKPRRAGDIAVCYADPTKAATELGWRAERDLATMMADAWRWQSHNPNGYDD; translated from the coding sequence ATGAACATACTCGTAACAGGCGGCACAGGCTTTATTGGCGCGCACACCGTTGTGGCGTTGCTCAACGCAGGACACACGCCCATTATTTTGGACAATTTATCCAATTCATCGCCCAAAGTGTTGAACCGCATTCACGACATCACAGGCACAACGCCCACCTTCTACCAAGGCGACATTCGCGACAGAGCCTTATTGCAAAAGATTTTTTCGCAGCACGCCATTGACAGCGTCATGCACTTTGCCGCGCTCAAAGCGGTGGGCGAAAGCGTGGCGCAACCCTTGCGTTATTACGACAACAACGTTTCAGGCAGCCTGATTTTGCTGGAAGAAATGCAAAAAGCAGGCGTGTTCAGCATTGTGTTCAGCTCATCGGCAACGGTTTATGGCGACCCCGAAGTCGTCCCCATCACCGAAAACACGCGCACAGGCGGCACAACCAACCCCTATGGCACGTCCAAATACATGATGGAACGCATGATGATGGATTTACAGGCAGCCGACAGCCGTTGGAGCGTGATTTTATTGCGCTATTTCAACCCGATTGGCGCACACGAAAGCGGCAAAATTGGCGAACAACCCAACGGCATACCGAATAATTTGTTGCCCTACGTTTGCCAAGTGGCGGCAGGGAAATTGGCGGAACTGTCCGTATTTGGCGATGATTATCCAACCCACGATGGCACAGGCGTACGCGATTACATTCATGTGGTGGATTTGGCGATGGGTCATTTGAAAGCCCTTGACGCAAAAGCCAAAACGGCTGGCGTTCACATTTACAATTTGGGTACAGGCGTGGGCTATTCCGTGTTGGACATTGTGAAAGCATTTGAACAAGCGTCTGGGCAAACCGTGAAATACGCGATGAAACCACGCCGCGCTGGCGACATTGCCGTGTGTTATGCCGACCCCACCAAAGCCGCCACCGAACTCGGTTGGCGTGCCGAACGCGATTTGGCGACCATGATGGCAGACGCTTGGCGTTGGCAATCACACAATCCCAATGGGTATGATGATTGA
- a CDS encoding glycosyltransferase family 2 protein, producing the protein MSFTVALIITTYNRPDALAHVLQSAMQQSRLPDEIIIADDGSDERTAQVIQAAAKQSPMPLHHAWQPDDGFRAAQSRNRALALAKCDYIIMIDGDMLLHPEFVADHLRIAKKGFWVQGSRVLLTEDLTAEILAQPLPNPCVISGSHAGVLKKHATWRLPFLSRYWARCLGKSKKSVKTCNLAVFREDALRINGFNNEFVGWGREDDEFAARLQHAGMQRANLRWAGVAYHLWHKESDRAALPRNEALLSQTLSQKLTRCENGVDVFLQK; encoded by the coding sequence ATGTCGTTTACGGTTGCTTTGATTATCACAACTTACAATCGCCCTGACGCTTTGGCGCACGTTTTGCAATCGGCAATGCAACAAAGCCGCTTGCCCGATGAAATCATCATCGCCGATGACGGCTCGGACGAACGCACCGCGCAAGTGATTCAGGCAGCCGCCAAGCAATCGCCCATGCCCCTGCACCACGCATGGCAACCTGACGATGGCTTTCGTGCCGCGCAAAGTCGCAATCGGGCTTTGGCATTGGCAAAGTGCGATTACATCATCATGATTGATGGCGATATGCTCCTGCACCCCGAATTTGTTGCCGACCACCTGCGTATTGCCAAAAAAGGCTTTTGGGTTCAAGGCAGCCGTGTTTTGCTGACGGAAGATTTGACGGCTGAAATTTTGGCGCAACCTTTGCCCAATCCCTGTGTGATTTCAGGCAGCCACGCTGGGGTTTTGAAAAAACACGCCACTTGGCGTTTGCCGTTTTTGAGTCGCTATTGGGCGCGGTGTTTGGGCAAAAGCAAAAAGTCGGTTAAAACGTGCAATTTGGCGGTGTTTCGTGAAGACGCTTTGCGAATCAATGGTTTTAACAATGAATTTGTGGGCTGGGGGCGCGAAGACGATGAATTTGCCGCCCGTTTGCAACACGCTGGGATGCAACGTGCCAATTTGCGCTGGGCTGGCGTGGCGTATCATTTGTGGCACAAGGAATCCGACCGCGCCGCTTTGCCGCGCAATGAAGCCTTGTTAAGCCAAACTTTATCGCAAAAATTGACGCGCTGTGAAAATGGCGTTGATGTGTTTCTGCAAAAATGA
- the miaB gene encoding tRNA (N6-isopentenyl adenosine(37)-C2)-methylthiotransferase MiaB, with the protein MKKVFIRTFGCQMNEYDSEKMLSVLAEGDELEQVSEPEQADIILFNTCSVREKAQEKVFSDLGRVKHLKKQNPNLIIGVGGCVASQEGEAIVQRAPYVDVVFGPQTLHRLPKMIMDKETTGLSQVDISFPEIEKFDHLPPARVEGGSAFISIMEGCSKYCSFCVVPYTRGEEFSRPLNDVLTEIAGLAQQGVKEINLLGQNVNAYRGAMDDGEICDFATLLRIVHEIPEIERIRFTTSHPREFSDAIIECYRDLPKLVSHLHLPIQSGSDRVLSAMKRGYTALEYKSIIRKLRAIRPDLCLSSDFIVGFPGETEREFEQTLKLVKDIAFDLSFVFIYSPRPGTPAANLPDDTPHEEKVRRLEALNEVIEAETARINQTMLGTIQRCLVEGVSKKDPDMLQARTANNRVVNFFGDVSLINQMVEIEITEAFTFSLRGELVE; encoded by the coding sequence ATGAAAAAAGTTTTTATCCGCACCTTTGGCTGCCAAATGAACGAATACGACAGCGAAAAAATGCTCTCCGTATTAGCCGAAGGCGATGAATTGGAACAGGTTTCCGAACCCGAACAAGCCGACATCATTTTGTTCAACACCTGCTCGGTGCGCGAAAAAGCGCAAGAAAAGGTGTTTTCCGATTTGGGTCGCGTAAAACATCTGAAAAAACAAAATCCCAATTTAATCATTGGTGTAGGCGGTTGCGTGGCATCCCAAGAGGGCGAAGCCATTGTGCAACGCGCCCCTTATGTGGACGTGGTGTTTGGCCCTCAAACTTTGCACCGCTTGCCCAAAATGATTATGGACAAGGAAACCACAGGCTTGTCGCAAGTGGACATTTCTTTCCCCGAAATTGAAAAATTTGACCACCTGCCCCCTGCACGTGTGGAAGGCGGCAGCGCGTTCATTTCCATTATGGAAGGCTGCTCCAAATATTGCAGTTTCTGTGTGGTGCCTTATACGCGCGGCGAAGAATTTTCGCGTCCACTCAATGATGTTTTGACGGAAATTGCGGGCTTGGCGCAACAAGGCGTGAAAGAAATCAACCTGTTGGGACAAAACGTGAACGCCTATCGCGGTGCAATGGACGATGGCGAAATTTGCGATTTTGCGACTTTATTGCGGATTGTGCATGAAATTCCTGAAATTGAGCGCATTCGTTTCACCACCAGCCACCCACGCGAATTTTCAGACGCGATTATTGAATGCTACCGCGATTTGCCCAAATTGGTGTCGCATTTGCATTTGCCGATTCAAAGCGGCTCCGACCGCGTGTTGAGCGCGATGAAACGCGGCTACACGGCTTTGGAATACAAATCCATTATCCGCAAATTGCGTGCCATTCGCCCTGATTTGTGTTTGAGTTCGGATTTCATTGTCGGTTTCCCAGGCGAAACGGAACGCGAATTTGAGCAAACTTTGAAATTGGTTAAAGACATTGCTTTTGATTTGAGTTTTGTGTTCATTTACAGCCCACGCCCTGGTACACCAGCCGCGAATCTGCCAGACGATACGCCCCACGAAGAAAAAGTCCGCCGCTTGGAAGCCTTGAACGAAGTGATTGAGGCGGAAACGGCACGCATCAACCAAACCATGCTCGGCACAATCCAACGCTGCTTGGTGGAAGGCGTGTCCAAAAAAGACCCTGATATGTTGCAAGCGCGTACCGCCAATAATCGCGTGGTCAATTTTTTTGGCGATGTGTCGCTGATTAACCAAATGGTGGAAATTGAAATCACGGAAGCGTTTACGTTCAGTTTGCGTGGCGAATTGGTGGAATAA